From Falco cherrug isolate bFalChe1 chromosome 4, bFalChe1.pri, whole genome shotgun sequence, one genomic window encodes:
- the GIPC3 gene encoding PDZ domain-containing protein GIPC3, with protein MRRAGRISRQPQEGSPMENGVGQDPGTPEPPATEGTAAPRPPRARPRLVFHTQLAHGSPTGRIEGFTNVKELYAKIAEVFGISPTEILFCTLNTHKVDMQKLLGGQIGLEDFIFAHVRGETKEVEVTKTEDALGLTITDNGAGYAFIKRIKEGSIINRIQTVCVGDSIEAINDHTIVGCRHYEVARMLRELPRAQPFTLRLVQPKKAFDMIGQRMRSSKSPSEGKVTSGKETLRLRAQGPAVLEEGPSPFEEEAARRVDDLLESYMGIRDSELASTMVEAAKESPSAAQLARGLDSVLGEFAFPQEFVAEVWAAVCHPKQGQE; from the exons atgcggcgggcgggcaggatcagcaggcagccccaggagggCAGCCCCATGGAGAACGGCGTGGGGCAGGACCCAGGGACCCCCGAGCCACCTGCCACTGAGGGCACCGCAGCCCCCCGACCCCCCCGTGCCCGCCCCAGGCTGGTGTTTCACACGCAGCTGGCCCACGGCAGCCCCACGGGGCGCATCGAGGGCTTCACCAACGTCAAGGAGCTCTACGCCAAAATTGCGGAGGTCTTCGGCATCTCGCCCACCGAG ATCCTCTTTTGCACGCTCAACACGCATAAAGTAGACATGCAGAAGCTGCTGGGGGGACAGATCGGCCTGGAGGACTTCATCTTTGCCCACGTCCGTGGTGAGACGAAGGAGGTGGAGGTGACCAAAACGGAGGATGCGCTTGGCCTCACCATCACGGACAATGGGGCCGGCTACGCTTTCATCAAG AGAATCAAGGAGGGGAGCATCATCAACCGCATCCAGACGGTGTGCGTGGGTGACAGCATCGAGGCCATCAATGACCACACCATCGTGGGCTGTCGTCACTACGAGGTGGCTCGGATGCTACGGGAGCTGCCCCGGGCTCAGCCCTTCACCCTTCGCCTGGTGCAGCCCAAAAAAGCCTTCG ACATGATCGGGCAGAGGATGCGGAGCAGCAAGTCCCCAAGCGAGGGCAAAGTGACCAGTGGGAAGGAGACGCTGCGGCTGCGGGCACAGGGACCAGCTGTGCTGGAAGAAGGG cccagcccctttGAGGAGGAAGCCGCCCGGCGGGTGGACGACCTGCTGGAGAGCTACATGGGCATCCGTGACAGCGAGCTGG CCTCGACCATGGTGGAGGCGGCGAAGGAGAGCCCCAGCGCAGCCCAGCTTGCCCGTGGCTTGGACTCGGTGCTGGGCGAGTTCGCCTTCCCCCAGGAGTTCGTGGCAGAGGTGTGGGCAGCTGTCTGCCACCCCAAACAGGGGCAGGAGTag
- the TBXA2R gene encoding thromboxane A2 receptor, which produces MGWGDMELPNGSRAGRADTCFGAFNASDGRAGAQASITSPWFSTAFGLIGLCSNLFALCVLLSSSRKLSSQARSSFLVFLCGLVVTDFMGLLVTASVIIPYHFIKFTWAEVDPGCHLCNFLGFSMVFFGQCPLLLGATMAGERFFGINHPFSRSTSISKRRAWSIVGLVWGFSCLLGLLPVLGLGRYTLQYPSSWCFLTLLPDTGNVIFCLLFALLGIFSVLLSFIFNTVSVVTLCRVYHDRESVQRRRDSEVEMMVQLVGIMIIATICWMPLLIFIVQTVLQQLPASGQIQMLPTTTQKMLLIYIRMVTWNQILDPWVYILFRRAVLQRIYPSLRPRPSILSLYPVLKPSLRRKLTADSVLQ; this is translated from the exons atggggtggggggatatGGAGCTCCCCAACGGTAGCAGGGCCGGCCGGGCGGACACGTGCTTCGGGGCGTTCAATGCCAGCGATGGCCGCGCCGGCGCACAGGCCAGCATCACCTCGCCCTGGTTCTCCACTGCCTTTGGCCTTATCGGCCTCTGTTCCAACCTCTTCGCCCTCTGTGTCCTGCTCAGCTCCTCCCGCAAGCTGTCCAGCCAGGCTCGCTCCTCCTTCCTCGTCTTCCTCTGTGGGCTGGTGGTCACAGACTTCATGGGGCTGCTGGTGACAGCCTCGGTCATCATCCCCTACCACTTCATCAAGTTCACCTGGGCTGAGGTGGACCCTGGCTGCCACCTCTGCAACTTCCTCGGCTTCTCCATGGTCTTCTTCGGGCAGTGCCCGCTGCTGCTGGGGGCCACCATGGCTGGCGAGAGGTTCTTTGGCATCAACCACCCCTTCTCCCGCTCCACCAGCATCTCCAAGCGCCGCGCCTGGTCCAtcgtggggctggtgtgggggttctcctgcctgctggggctgctgccggtgctggggctggggcggtACACGCTGCAGTaccccagctcctggtgcttCCTCACCCTCCTGCCCGACACTGGCAACGTcatcttctgcctgctcttcgCTCTGCTGGGGATCTTCTCCGTGCTGCTCTCCTTCATCTTCAACACAGTCAGCGTGGTGACGCTCTGCCGTGTCTACCATGACCGGGAGTCAGTGCAGCGGCGCCGGGACAGCGAGGTGGAGATGATGGTGCAGCTGGTGGGCATCATGATCATTGCCACCATCTGCTGGATGCCCCTCCTG ATATTCATCGTGCAGAcggtcctgcagcagctgccggcCAGTGGCCAGATCCAGATGCTGCCCACAACAACGCAGAAGATGCTGCTTATCTACATCCGCATGGTCACCTGGAACCAGATCCTGGACCCCTGGGTCTACATCCTCTTCCGACGGGCCGTGCTGCAGCGCATCTACCCCAGCCTACGCCCCCGGCCCTCCATCCTCTCCCTTTACCCCGTCCTCAAGCCCTCCCTGCGCCGCAAGCTCACCGCAGACTCCGTCCTGCAGTAG
- the CACTIN gene encoding splicing factor Cactin has product MGSGSRSPARRRSRSARRERGRERSGSRKRRRRSRSGGRGREPGSGSESGSERQPWRKKRSRSRSRERHRRSQRKRRSRSRCRSSGSSSERDKRRARSRERQRKRDASRSSVSLASSPSPPRSRGREEPGPQLSLQERLRLKEEKKKQAALMKALETPEEKRARRLAKKEAKERKKREKMGWGEEYMGYTNTDNPFGDNNLLGTFIWSKALEKKGISHLDEKDLKERNKRIQEDNRLELQKVKQLRLEREREKAMREQELEMLQREKEAEHFKTWEEQEDNFHLQQAKLRSKIRIRDGRAKPIDLLAKYISAEDDDLAVEMHEPYTFLNGLTVSDMEDLVEDIQVYMELEQGKNVDFWRDMTIITEDEIAKLRKLEASGKGGPGERRDGVNASVSSDVQSVFKGKTYNQLQVLYQGIESKIRAGGPNLDIGYWESLLQQLKAYMARARLRERHQDVLRQKLYKLKQEQGVESEPLFPIIKREPASPSDRLYPEEGIVVQPGPSSEPEAEQDAEAKGEAEGEAVLMEEDLIQQSLDDYDAGKYSPRLLGANELPFDAHVLEAEEDTHRLLLLRQQLQVTGDATESADDIFFRKAKEGMGADEAQFSVEMPLTGKAYLWADKYRPRKPRFFNRVHTGFEWNKYNQTHYDFDNPPPKIVQGYKFNIFYPDLIDKRSTPEYFLEACQDNKDFAILRFHAGPPYEDIAFKIVNREWEYSHRHGFRCQFANGIFQLWFHFKRYRYRR; this is encoded by the exons atGGGCTCGGGGTCGCGCAGCCCGGCACGGCGGCGGTCCCGCTcggcgcggcgggagcggggccgggagcgcTCCGGCAGTCGGAAGAGGCGGCGGCGCAGCCGGAgcgggggccgcgggcgggAGCCGGGCTCGGG CTCCGAGTCCGGCAGCGAGAGGCAGCcatggaggaagaagaggagccGGAGCAGGAGCCGGGAGCGGCACCGTAGGAGCCAGAGGAAGCGCCGGTCGCGGTCCCGGTGTCGCTCCTCCGGCTCCAGCTCGGAGCGGGACAAGCGGAGGGCCCGGAGCCGGGAGCGGCAGAGGAAGAGAGATGCCTCCAGGTCGTCGGTGTCCTTGGCCAGCTCGCCCTCCCCACCGCGCTCCCGGGGCCGGGAGGAGCCGGGGCCGCAGCTGAGCCTGCAGGAGCGCCTGAGgctgaaggaggagaagaagaagcAGGCGGCGCTCATGAAGGCCTTGGAGACACCCGAGGAGAAACGGGCTCGCCGGCTGGCCAAGAAGGAGGccaaggagaggaagaagcGGGAGAagatggggtggggagaggagtACATGGGTTACACTAACACCGACAATCCCTTTGGGGACAACAACCTGCTGGGCACCTTCATCTGGAGCAAG GCgctggaaaagaaagggatCAGCCATCTGGATGAGAAGGACCTGAAGGAGAGGAACAAGCGAATCCAGGAGGATAATCGGCTGGAGTTGCAGAAG gTGAAGCAGCTGCGCCTGGAGCGGGAGCGGGAGAAGGCGATGCgtgagcaggagctggagatgctgcagcgGGAGAAAGAGGCGGAACACTTCAAAACCTGGGAGGAACAGGAGGACAACTTCCACCTGCAGCAGGCCAAGCTGCG GTCTAAGATCCGGATTCGGGATGGGAGGGCAAAACCCATTGACCTCCTGGCCAAGTACATCAGCGCGGAGGATGATGACCTGGCTGTGGAGATGCACGAGCCCTACACCTTCCTGAACGGTCTGACTGTCTCCGACATGGAGGATCTGGTGGAGGACATCCAg GTTTACATGGAGCTGGAGCAAGGCAAGAATGTGGACTTCTGGAGGGACATGACCATCATCACAGAGGATGAGATAGCCAAGCTCCGCAAACTGGAGGCCTCTGGGAAAGGAGGACCAG GAGAGCGTCGGGATGGCGTCAACGCCTCCGTCAGCTCAGATGTGCAGTCCGTGTTCAAGGGGAAGACGTACAACCAGCTGCAAGTGCTGTACCAGGGCATCGAGAGCAAGATCCGAGCAGGAGGACCCAACCTTGACATTGGGTACTGGgagagcctgctgcagcagctgaaggcttACATGGCTCGGGCCAG GCTGCGGGAGCGGCACCAGGATGTTCTGCGCCAGAAGCTGTACAAGTTGAAGCAGGAGCAGGGTGTGGAGAGCGAACCGCTCTTCCCCATCATCAAGCGGGAGCCGGCCTCCCCCAGTGACAG GCTGTATCCAGAGGAGGGCATCGTGGTACAGCCAGGGCCATCCTCGGAGCCCGAGGCCGAGCAGGATGCGGAGGCCAAAGGAGAGGCAGAAGGAGAAGCTGTGCTGATGGAGGAGGACCTGATCCAGCAGAGCCTGGATGACTACGATGCAGGGAAGTACAGCCCCCGGCTGCTGGGCGCCAACGAACTGCCCTTCGACGCTCATGTGCTGGAGGCTGAGGAGGACACGCATCGGCTGCTGCTTCTGCGTCAGCAGCTCCAGGTCACAG GTGATGCCACTGAGAGCGCTGACGACATCTTCTTCCGTAAGGCCAAGGAGGGCATGGGTGCAGATGAGGCGCAGTTCAGTGTGGAAATGCCCCTCACAGGCAAAGCCTATCTCTGGGCTGACAAGTACCGGCCCCGCAAACCTCGCTTCTTCAACCGGGTGCACACGGGCTTTGAGTGGAACAAGTACAACCAGACCCACTATGACTTtgacaaccccccccccaagatCGTGCAGGGCTACAAGTTCAACATCTTTTACCCCGACCTCATCGACAAGCGCTCGACGCCCGAGTACTTCCTGGAGGCCTGCCAGGACAACAAGGACTTCGCCATCCTGCGCTTCCACGCTGGGCCGCCCTACGAGGACATCGCCTTCAAGATCGTCAACCGGGAGTGGGAGTATTCCCACCGCCACGGCTTCCGCTGCCAGTTTGCCAACGGCATCTTCCAGCTCTGGTTCCACTTCAAGCGTTACCGATACCGCAGATGA
- the HMG20B gene encoding SWI/SNF-related matrix-associated actin-dependent regulator of chromatin subfamily E member 1-related, giving the protein MAHSAKQLPAGMLHATGKAQHGNFLVAIKQEKGESARASSEKPHGEEEPVKKRGWPKGKKRKKILPNGPKAPVTGYVRFLNERREQIRTQHPDLPFPEITKMLGAEWSKLQLSEKQRYLDEAEREKQQYMKELREYQQSEAYKMCTEKIQEKKIKKEDAGSAAVNTLLNGHPHKAGECSDTFSTFDVPIFTEEFLDQNKAREAELRRLRKMNTEFEEQNAILQKHTENMNCAKEKLEQELAQEERQTLALQQQLQSVRQALTTSFASLPIPGTGETPTLSTLDFYMAKLHSAIESNPLQHEKLVVRIKEILSRIASEHL; this is encoded by the exons GCATGCCACGGGCAAAGCTCAGCATGgaaacttcctggtggccatCAAGCAGGAGAAGGGGGAGTCAGCACGGGCGAGCAGCGAGAAGCCGCATGGTGAGGAGGAG CCGGTGAAGAAGAGGGGGTGGCCCAAGggcaagaagaggaagaagatcCTTCCCAATGGCCCCAAAGCCCCTGTGACAGGCTATGTGCGTTTCCTGAACGAGCGGCGCGAGCAGATCCGCACGCAGCATCCTGACCTGCCCTTCCCAGAGATCACCAAGATGCTGGGGGCTGAGTGGAGCAAGCTGCAGCTTTCGGAGAAGCAG CGGTACCTGGACGAAGCGGAGCGGGAGAAGCAGCAGTACATGAAGGAGCTGCGGGAATACCAGCAATCGGAAGCCTACAAGATGTGCACAGAGAAGATCCAGGAGAAGAAGATCAAAAAAG agGATGCAGGCTCTGCGGCGGTGAACACCCTGCTGAATGGGCACCCGCACAAG GCTGGCGAGTGCAGTGACACCTTCTCCACCTTCGATGTGCCCATCTTCACGGAGGAGTTCTTGGACCAAAACAAAG CCCGGGAGGCTGAGCTGCGGCGTCTGCGGAAGATGAACACGGAGTTTGAGGAGCAGAACGCCATCCTGCAGAAGCACACGGAGAACATGAACTGTGCCAAGGagaagctggagcaggagctggcccaggaggagaggcagaccctggccctgcagcagcagctccagtccGTGCGGCAGGCTCTCACCACCAGCTTcgcctccctccccatccctg GCACCGGTGAAACCCCCACTCTGAGCACTCTGGACTTCTACATGGCCAAACTGCACAGTGCCATCGAGAGCAACCCGCTGCAGCATGAGAAGCTGGTGGTGCGCATCAAGGAGATCCTGTCCCGGATAGCCAG TGAACACTTGTGA
- the LOC129735882 gene encoding uncharacterized protein LOC129735882 — translation MSRWVLPSPRADCCVTPSLCAWSPHFVSPAAACSRHTGTDGRTRTALLQRAATLDCEFPGLPGSRCGLSGRCILPQPPRTSHTWGVPDRPVPGGHGHRVRTFPPYLRAVGEARACLHTLEAGAEDLTLPPHRTRQPCVHGLCWTKSWVTGMLPVVTSAVGNCCWGCLEFCFSRAAGFGREDLELLSSVQTGLIHLSAGHHRIILNSSDPIPSSSPREKEGNLLAQREPGLIHVLYKLHLRRRVKISIENLQTVLEVPCRGVGKWDPSLGAQSPQSVFTAALRMGQLRYQKVTGLGGSSSLLPCAEFGEDLHKLVFSCLKVRDPGSRPCLQMLKAVGRASLKSTGWGSCKLLPLDVFIYLPNNLSKVFPETLPFRSLPGDSSVTQLAPLLRSRPCGGLGNGSSPPPWLMPVPPGLHGQCCEGLGSLAEGRWEECNTHWLTCLWAESERLQNAKNSAFPPIFFFFPLQKHDTMCREAGESHIPLHLQVLLLGAVLEEGGCGQGHGGGRAWAL, via the coding sequence ATGTCGCGATGGGTTCTGCCTTCACCACGTGCTGACTGCTGCGTCACCCCGTCCCTCTGTGCTTGGAGTCCACACTTTGTCTCACCGGCTGCCGCCTGCTCCAGACACACGGGCACGGACGGACGGACGAGAACCGCGCTCCTCCAGCGAGCAGCCACGCTGGACTGCGAGTTCCCAGGTCTGCCCGGCTCCAGGTGTGGTTTGTCCGGCCGCTGCATCCTCCCGCAGCCACCCCGCACCTCGCATACATGGGGTGTACCTGACCGCCCAGTACCTGGGGGTCACGGACATCGGGTTCGCACGTTTCCTCCGTACCTCAGGGCTGTCGGGGAGGCGCGTGCATGTCTGCACACActggaggcaggagcagaagaCCTGACTCTGCCACCTCATCGCACCAGGCAGCCTTGTGTTCACGGACTCTGTTGGACAAAAAGCTGGGTGACTGGGATGTTGCCTGTGGTTACGTCTGCTGTTGGAAATTGCTGCTGGGGATGTCttgagttttgcttttcaagggCTGCTGGCTTTGGGCGAGAGGATTTGGAGTTGCTGAGTAGTGTTCAGACTGGGCTCATCCATCTGTCAGCAGGGCACCATCGCATCATCTTGAACTCCAGCGATCCGATCCCATCCTCGTCTcccagagagaaggaaggaaatcttTTAGCCCAGAGGGAGCCAGGTCTTATTCACGTGCTTTACAAGCTTCACTTGAGAAGGAGGGTCAAAATCTCTATTGAGAATCTTCAGACTGTCCTTGAGGTTCCTTGTAGAGGAGTGGGGAAGTGGGACCCTTCTCTTGGGGCTCAGTCCCCCCAGTCTGTCTTCACAGCAGCACTCAGGATGGGTCAGCTCAGGTACCAGAAGGTcactgggctggggggaagctcttcccttctcccttgtGCTGAATTTGGGGAGGATCTTCACAAATTGGTGTTTTCTTGCCTAAAAGTACGGGACCCAGGCTCCCGCCCTTGCCTGCAGATGCTGAAGGCTGTAGGGCGTGCTTCTCTCaagagcacaggctggggctctTGCAAGCTGCTGCCATTAGATGTATTCATCTATTTACCAAATAATCTATCAAAAGTCTTTCCAGAGACTCTCCCCTTTCGGTCACTACCTGGGGACAGCTCGGTCACCCAGCTAGCACCATTGCTCCGTTCCAGGccctgcggtgggctggggaaCGGCTCCTCACCCCCCCCATGGCTCATGCCCGTCCCACCTGGGCTGCACGGGCAGTGCTGCGAGGGGCTCGGTAGTTTGGCggaggggaggtgggaggagTGCAATACCCACTGGCTAACCTGCCTCTGGGCTGAAAGCGAGAGGCttcaaaatgctaaaaattcagcctttccccctattttttttttttttcccctccagaagCATGATACCATGTGTAGAGAGGCTGGAGAGAGCCACATCCCTCTGCATCTTCAGGTGTTGCTCttgggtgctgtgctggaggagggtGGCTGTGGGCAAGGGCATGGGGGGGGTCGAGCTTGGGCTCTCTGA